From a single Shewanella denitrificans OS217 genomic region:
- a CDS encoding GFA family protein, producing the protein MVQKGSCLCQKVTFEIDSEFEDVLNCHCTMCRKLHASAFRTRAKISSHGWNTLTGEDLIRFYESSPGEHKGFCSNCGSSLFTKFDANPDVLGFPLGTLDTNPNVKATRHIFVANKADWHEITDTLPQHQEFG; encoded by the coding sequence ATGGTTCAAAAAGGAAGTTGTTTATGTCAAAAGGTGACATTTGAGATAGACAGTGAATTCGAAGATGTACTCAACTGTCATTGTACTATGTGCCGTAAATTGCACGCCTCGGCATTTCGCACCAGAGCTAAAATTAGCAGCCATGGCTGGAACACCTTAACCGGTGAGGATTTGATCCGCTTTTATGAGTCATCACCCGGTGAGCACAAAGGATTTTGTTCCAACTGCGGCTCGAGTCTATTCACCAAGTTTGATGCTAATCCAGATGTGCTAGGTTTTCCCTTAGGCACCTTAGACACCAATCCCAATGTTAAAGCGACTCGACATATCTTTGTTGCTAACAAAGCCGATTGGCATGAAATCACAGATACACTGCCCCAGCATCAAGAGTTTGGTTAA
- a CDS encoding cupin domain-containing protein, whose product MSVVSTQNAEHYLWGDHCDGWHLAKSPNLSVIQESVPSGCAEIRHYHAHSEQFFYVLSGVATLELDGTIHQLAANQGLHVPVLMAHQLSNVNEETLVFIVVSTPPSHGDRINA is encoded by the coding sequence ATGTCTGTAGTATCAACCCAAAACGCCGAGCATTATCTCTGGGGCGACCATTGTGATGGATGGCATTTAGCTAAAAGTCCGAATTTAAGTGTCATTCAAGAATCCGTGCCCAGTGGCTGCGCCGAAATACGTCACTATCATGCCCACAGTGAGCAGTTCTTCTATGTGTTATCAGGAGTGGCCACACTAGAACTTGATGGCACAATTCATCAGTTAGCAGCAAATCAAGGGTTGCACGTCCCTGTTTTGATGGCGCATCAATTAAGCAACGTGAACGAGGAAACGCTGGTATTTATCGTGGTCTCAACGCCGCCAAGTCATGGGGATAGGATCAATGCCTAG
- a CDS encoding GNAT family N-acetyltransferase produces MIRQFYPEEWSVYKGLRLAALTEAPDAFGSTVAAESGRSDADWQDFLNQGINCSNSMPLLALHNGKAAGLAWGKMDSLSSNPSPSISQDTAYLYRMWVHPDYRGLGIARQLMAAFKTWAISGGATVLALDVAIDNSGAYHLYRAFGFNDAGQPTPLRQGSQLQVQPMVYQLA; encoded by the coding sequence ATGATAAGACAATTTTATCCTGAGGAATGGTCTGTCTATAAAGGCTTACGATTAGCGGCGTTGACAGAAGCGCCCGATGCCTTTGGTAGTACAGTTGCCGCTGAAAGTGGCCGCAGTGATGCTGATTGGCAAGACTTTTTAAACCAAGGGATTAATTGCAGCAATTCAATGCCACTGCTGGCGCTGCATAATGGCAAAGCCGCTGGGCTTGCATGGGGTAAAATGGATAGCCTTAGCTCGAACCCTAGCCCTAGTATCAGCCAAGATACCGCCTATCTGTATCGAATGTGGGTTCATCCTGACTATCGAGGCTTAGGGATAGCACGGCAGTTAATGGCCGCGTTTAAGACTTGGGCTATCAGTGGCGGCGCCACTGTGCTGGCACTCGATGTTGCCATAGACAATAGCGGTGCGTACCACTTATACCGTGCTTTTGGCTTTAATGATGCGGGGCAACCAACGCCGTTAAGGCAAGGCAGTCAATTACAAGTTCAACCTATGGTTTACCAATTAGCTTAA
- a CDS encoding DUF3626 domain-containing protein, with protein sequence MTSKLAAVSHIEKIALGLRDQAHAVIKNILMMSDIPTQELQHAMKQLSHQGRVALHFHPDRIDNRGLTVVQGLLRDGIYKSQFETHISNGQLSPELGGPRDHWENQLFGNSYSGIKSRPKYGALDLGLCPLGPAPRFGSCYFLTHSQVLSRCTFSYMDSYRLPKEKGTLSCFDAILAALLSESFERCYALGRQPFKPRDIMAHMACEAKSSVAARFELPGLGNLDHYIEAQIHGDVSLADDIGYLVADPSFKGTETEEYFNQLCSDYQINLHWHNGLTLACDKVPTDFRGAAMPVLAKQIAIDEVIDAKTVGAEAARLQKQPSSWSERGSQAKKTQELKLLWHVLVRFGKPREDNFDNH encoded by the coding sequence ATGACCAGTAAGCTAGCAGCGGTTTCTCATATAGAGAAAATAGCCCTTGGGTTAAGGGATCAAGCCCATGCAGTGATAAAAAACATCCTGATGATGTCTGACATTCCTACTCAAGAACTGCAGCATGCCATGAAGCAGCTCAGTCATCAGGGGCGGGTGGCACTGCATTTTCATCCGGACCGGATCGATAATCGCGGCCTAACCGTAGTGCAAGGCTTATTGCGCGATGGCATTTACAAGAGCCAATTCGAAACCCATATCTCCAATGGCCAATTGTCACCAGAATTAGGCGGCCCACGGGATCATTGGGAGAACCAGCTATTTGGCAATAGCTATTCGGGGATCAAGTCTCGGCCTAAATACGGGGCGCTGGATTTAGGCCTGTGCCCATTAGGCCCAGCGCCACGCTTTGGTAGCTGCTATTTTTTGACTCACTCTCAAGTCTTGTCTCGCTGCACATTCAGCTACATGGACTCCTATCGCTTGCCAAAAGAAAAGGGCACCTTAAGCTGTTTCGATGCCATCTTGGCGGCGCTCTTGAGTGAGAGTTTTGAGCGTTGTTATGCTTTAGGTCGCCAGCCATTTAAGCCCAGAGACATCATGGCCCACATGGCCTGTGAGGCTAAGTCATCGGTGGCGGCGCGGTTCGAACTGCCAGGTTTAGGCAATCTGGATCACTATATCGAAGCTCAGATCCACGGTGATGTGTCTCTTGCCGACGACATTGGCTATCTAGTGGCGGACCCAAGTTTTAAAGGCACTGAAACTGAGGAGTACTTCAATCAGCTGTGCAGTGACTATCAAATAAACCTTCATTGGCACAATGGCTTAACCTTAGCCTGCGATAAGGTGCCGACAGACTTTCGCGGCGCCGCAATGCCTGTACTGGCCAAGCAAATTGCCATCGATGAGGTTATTGACGCCAAGACAGTTGGCGCAGAAGCCGCAAGACTGCAAAAGCAGCCCAGTTCATGGAGTGAGCGCGGCTCTCAGGCCAAGAAAACCCAAGAACTTAAGTTGTTATGGCATGTGTTGGTGAGATTCGGCAAACCTAGGGAAGACAATTTTGATAATCATTGA
- a CDS encoding DEAD/DEAH box helicase, with amino-acid sequence MSFSSLGLSAALLKAIAKQGYDTPTAIQAQAIPAVLEGKDVMAAAQTGTGKTAGFTLPLLEILSKGKPAQRGQVRALVLTPTRELAAQVADSVETYGHNLPLKSAVVFGGVSIVPQIAALKQGVDILVATPGRLLDLCNQRALSFSTLEILVLDEADRMLDMGFIRDIRKVLAMLPKQRQNLMFSATFSDDIRELAKGLVNNPVEISVTPRNATANTVTQWVTPVGQSDKTSVLIDLIKDNNWQQVLVFSRTKHGANRIAKNLEAASIKAAAIHGNKSQGARTKALADFKAGKVQVMVATDIAARGIDIDQLPFVVNFDLPNVSEDYVHRIGRTGRAGASGQAVSLVADEEVKLLHDIERLIGRVIDRKAIPGHEPRHSLPEPNLKGRTASNHGHGARSSQAKSQPQHKQPNPNRPKHAQHANDRKANDRVAQSIGLEEKPAKRPRRAPKPAGEAALGANTPSRPTRSPRRSASNEGQAANANPSKGATNPWGNRD; translated from the coding sequence ATGAGTTTTTCCTCCCTAGGCCTCAGTGCCGCCCTGCTAAAAGCCATCGCTAAACAAGGCTATGACACACCAACAGCCATTCAGGCCCAAGCTATTCCAGCTGTATTGGAAGGCAAAGACGTCATGGCTGCGGCCCAAACAGGGACAGGGAAAACCGCTGGTTTTACATTACCATTATTAGAAATTTTGTCTAAAGGCAAACCTGCACAACGTGGCCAAGTGCGTGCCTTAGTGCTCACCCCAACTCGTGAACTGGCAGCTCAAGTGGCCGACAGTGTTGAGACTTATGGTCACAACTTACCGCTTAAATCTGCGGTCGTGTTTGGCGGCGTGTCCATAGTGCCGCAAATTGCGGCGTTAAAGCAGGGCGTGGATATTTTGGTGGCAACCCCAGGTCGACTACTGGATTTGTGCAACCAGAGGGCGCTCAGTTTTAGCACCTTAGAAATTCTAGTGTTAGATGAAGCCGACCGCATGCTGGACATGGGCTTCATTCGTGATATCCGTAAAGTATTAGCCATGCTGCCAAAGCAGCGTCAGAACCTGATGTTCTCGGCCACCTTCAGCGATGACATTCGCGAGCTTGCCAAAGGGTTAGTGAACAATCCGGTTGAGATTTCAGTTACGCCGCGCAACGCCACCGCCAACACTGTGACTCAGTGGGTCACCCCAGTGGGCCAGAGCGACAAGACCTCTGTGCTTATCGATTTGATTAAAGACAATAATTGGCAGCAAGTGTTAGTGTTTTCTCGCACTAAGCACGGCGCCAACCGTATTGCCAAAAACCTTGAAGCCGCCAGCATCAAAGCCGCGGCCATTCATGGCAATAAAAGCCAAGGCGCGCGCACTAAAGCCCTTGCGGATTTTAAAGCCGGTAAAGTGCAAGTCATGGTGGCCACAGATATCGCCGCCCGCGGTATCGATATCGACCAATTACCATTTGTGGTTAACTTCGATTTACCTAACGTGTCAGAAGATTATGTGCATCGTATTGGCCGTACCGGCCGCGCTGGAGCCAGTGGACAAGCCGTGTCGTTAGTGGCCGATGAAGAAGTCAAATTACTGCACGACATCGAGCGCTTGATTGGCCGAGTCATCGACAGAAAAGCCATTCCAGGGCACGAGCCAAGACACAGCTTGCCCGAGCCAAACCTTAAGGGCCGCACTGCATCGAATCACGGCCATGGCGCACGCAGCAGTCAAGCCAAGAGCCAGCCACAGCACAAGCAGCCGAACCCTAATCGCCCTAAGCATGCCCAGCATGCCAATGACCGTAAGGCCAACGACAGAGTCGCCCAAAGCATAGGCTTAGAAGAGAAGCCTGCAAAGCGTCCACGCCGCGCCCCAAAACCAGCTGGTGAAGCGGCACTTGGCGCAAACACGCCTTCACGCCCTACTCGTAGCCCAAGACGCTCAGCCTCAAATGAAGGCCAGGCGGCTAACGCCAATCCAAGCAAAGGCGCTACAAACCCTTGGGGCAACAGAGACTAA